The sequence below is a genomic window from Leeia speluncae.
CAAAAGGTGTCACGGCACTTTGCTTTAATCGCTGGGCGGTAGTAGCTCGTCTCAGCCAAGCTCACTTCGTTCACGATGGTGTAGCCCGCAATCACGCTAGCGGCATCAGCACGTTTTACCTTTCGGGCTGTGCTGCCAATCACAATGCCTAATGCAGCGCCAGCAAATGCTGTTTCCCCGTTTGCAGGGATTTGGATTGCCCCTTGGTGTGCTAAATGCGTATTCACTGGTTTAAAGAAATACACTGGTGTTTTGGGTGGATTTTTGTATGGCGCTTCTGTGAGTTCTGGCGCTAATTTATCCATTAGCGGGCGATTGTTTAGTGCCAGCCCAATCACGCTACCGTTCGTTGCGGGTAGCCATGTGAATTGACCTGCAATCGCTGGTTGTTGATCTTGAATGGTGACACTCTGCACCACATCGTTTTGAAGAATCCTAGCCTGTCTCATGCTTTTTCCTGCGGTAACGGTTGATTCATTTCTAAATGATTAACTGTTTAAAGTCATGCTTTTGAATAATGTTAACATATTAACGTTATACTGGTGAAGTGGGTTTTGGTCAAACAATTGGCAAGCAATCTGCCAAAAAAGGATAGTGCTGTATTGACTAAATAGGCTGTTAGTATGCTAAATTTACATCGTTGTGAAGTTTGTTTACTAGCTGTTGGCTGTTTTGTTTATTTCTAAATGAATTTATTTTTAAATTTATTTTATTAATAAATTAATGGGTGTGGTGTTTTGGTTTTTTGAAATGTTGAATTTTCACGAGCTGTAGCTCTTGTGCCGCCAGTATTCCCCAAGGTCTGGCGGCATTTTTTTTAGGGGTGAGAGATGTTAGAGACGCAAACGATAGTTTCTATTACTAGCCGCACTGCTTTGGCGCTCGCCATGCATGCGCTGTTACTGGCCGAGCATCGACAGTTCAAAATGTGTATTGCGGTAGTAAATGTCAGTGGTCAACTACAAGCATTTACCAAAGTAGATGGCGCGCCGCTACATTCAAGTGATATTGCAATTGATAAAGCCTATACCGCCGTTAGTTTTGGTCGTCCTACCTCTACATGGACAGATCGATTGGAAAGTGCAAATGCATTTTTAAAGCACGGATTAATGAACCGGCCGCAATTTGCTGGCTTTGCAGGGGGTGTACCGATTGTGGTCGATGGCGTGTTGGTTGGTGCGATTGGCGTATCCGGTGGCAGTGCGTCGCAAGATGAAGAAATTGCGCTGATGGCATTGCAAGAATTTGGAATGTCATCTTAATAACATGACTATTAACAAACTATTGTCTTTTTGCTGGTTTAAGCTAAATTATTTGATGTCGTATGCTTTACTAAACCGCATGAATACTGAATGATATAAAAATATTGAATATTTCATTTCAATTTGAATGAAAATGCTGTCCAACAGTGAAAAGACCTTGCGCATGAAAAAACTACACACCTCTCTGACTATCGCATTACTGCGTGCCCGTGAAACGACAATGGGCTTTTTTCGGCCACTCTTGAATAAGCATGGCCTAACAGAGCAGCAGTGGCGCATTATGCGGGTGCTGTTAGAGAAAAATACAATTGAGTTTCAACATCTGGCAGAACTAACCTGCATTTTGCGTCCAAGCCTAACGGGTATTCTGACCCGCATGGAAAGAGACGGTTTGGTGCTAAAGCTAAAGCCAACTACCGATCAGCGCAAAATTTATGTGGCACTCACAGATACGGCCAGAGAAATGGTTGAAAACATGGCGGATGAGGTTGCCGCAGCCTATCAAAAATTAGAAGAGCAACTGAGCGTAGAAAAAATAGATCAGCTGATGGCCTTGCTAGAAGAGGTCAGTCAGTTGCAAGTGCCAGAGAGTGAGCCCTTGGTAGAAGATGAGGCATAAATAGGTTTCACTATGTCAGTCATCCCTAATATTGATATCGGTAAAGTGTACGACCATCAGTATGATGGGGCAGAAGTGCATTACGAATCATTTGGTCGGATGGCCGATTTTTTTGGCCGTACCACCCCTGCGCATCATCATGATCGTTTTTATCAGATCCACTTTCTGGATTCTGGGGTGATTCAACTTCAATTAGATGATCACTTCTACTTAGCGCGCGCTCCCTTGGTGTTTTTTACACCGCCCGCTATTCCGCATGCATTTTCGACAGAACCGGTAGCCGATGGCCATGTGTTGACTATCCGGCAAGATATCGTACGGAATTTACATGGTGCGGTAGCAAGCGAATTGCCCTCCAACCTACTCACCCAGCCATTTTGTTTAGAAATTGCGAATCAATCCTTTGCTGTCCAACAAACATTTAGACAGATTTGTGATTGTATTTTGCTACTAAAAAATGAGTTCTCACAACATGAGGCGGGGCGCACTTGGGCATTGCAACAGCTAACACAGCTGATTGTTTTAAGCTTATTTCGAATCGCACCTAATTCCCAAGCCACACCAGATGCGGGGCGAGGGGATCGGAAATTATTCCAGCAATTTACCTTGTTGATTGACCAACATTACGATCAGCATTGGCCATTGTCGACTTACGCTAGTGAATTGTGTATTACCGAGGCAAAACTAAACGAAATTTGCCGCCGGGTGGCGAATCTACCTTCCAAGCAGTTAGTGTTTGAAAGGCTGATTCTCGAAGGTAAACGGCAGTTACTTTTCGCCGCTACGCCCATTGCACAAGTTGCCTATCAACTAGGGTTTAAAGACCCTGCCTATTTCAGCCGCTTTTTTACCAAACAAGTGGGTATGACCCCATTGCAGTATCGCCAAATCTCTTCTGATAAAATGAATAAAATGAGGCTCGCTGGCAATATTAGCGGCCCCAATGATTGAAATTAGCCGATCAAGGTATAATTGCGCTGATATTGTCAGTTAACAAAAGAGTAAAGCATGACAACTGAACTACAGATTGAAGATTTGGTAGAAGGCGACGGTAAGGCATGTGTAAAAGGCGCATTAATTCAGGCGCATTACACCGGTTGGCTAGAAGATGGTACCAAGTTTGATTCCTCTCATGATCGAGGCAAGCCATTTCAAACCGTGATTGGATCTGGCCGAGTGATTAAAGGTTGGGATATCGGCATGATGGGCATGAAAGTTGGCGGTAAAAGAAAGCTATTTGTGCCAGCGCATCTTGGATATGGTGATCGCCAAGTTGGTCAGCACATTAAACCTGGTTCTAATCTTATTTTTGAGATTGAAC
It includes:
- the hpaA gene encoding 4-hydroxyphenylacetate catabolism regulatory protein HpaA codes for the protein MSVIPNIDIGKVYDHQYDGAEVHYESFGRMADFFGRTTPAHHHDRFYQIHFLDSGVIQLQLDDHFYLARAPLVFFTPPAIPHAFSTEPVADGHVLTIRQDIVRNLHGAVASELPSNLLTQPFCLEIANQSFAVQQTFRQICDCILLLKNEFSQHEAGRTWALQQLTQLIVLSLFRIAPNSQATPDAGRGDRKLFQQFTLLIDQHYDQHWPLSTYASELCITEAKLNEICRRVANLPSKQLVFERLILEGKRQLLFAATPIAQVAYQLGFKDPAYFSRFFTKQVGMTPLQYRQISSDKMNKMRLAGNISGPND
- a CDS encoding fumarylacetoacetate hydrolase family protein; translation: MRQARILQNDVVQSVTIQDQQPAIAGQFTWLPATNGSVIGLALNNRPLMDKLAPELTEAPYKNPPKTPVYFFKPVNTHLAHQGAIQIPANGETAFAGAALGIVIGSTARKVKRADAASVIAGYTIVNEVSLAETSYYRPAIKAKCRDTFCPIGPWVVSADELDVSALAINTYVNGELRQRGNTADLIYSVPEIIEYLSDFMTLQAGDLIIAGTTLREVALAAGDVVAVEIEGIGRLENTVTLETGAAK
- the hpaR gene encoding homoprotocatechuate degradation operon regulator HpaR yields the protein MKKLHTSLTIALLRARETTMGFFRPLLNKHGLTEQQWRIMRVLLEKNTIEFQHLAELTCILRPSLTGILTRMERDGLVLKLKPTTDQRKIYVALTDTAREMVENMADEVAAAYQKLEEQLSVEKIDQLMALLEEVSQLQVPESEPLVEDEA
- a CDS encoding GlcG/HbpS family heme-binding protein, which codes for MLETQTIVSITSRTALALAMHALLLAEHRQFKMCIAVVNVSGQLQAFTKVDGAPLHSSDIAIDKAYTAVSFGRPTSTWTDRLESANAFLKHGLMNRPQFAGFAGGVPIVVDGVLVGAIGVSGGSASQDEEIALMALQEFGMSS
- a CDS encoding FKBP-type peptidyl-prolyl cis-trans isomerase, which encodes MTTELQIEDLVEGDGKACVKGALIQAHYTGWLEDGTKFDSSHDRGKPFQTVIGSGRVIKGWDIGMMGMKVGGKRKLFVPAHLGYGDRQVGQHIKPGSNLIFEIELLEVLTRDD